A portion of the Bacteroidota bacterium genome contains these proteins:
- a CDS encoding glycosyltransferase family 39 protein produces the protein MKQLRLFFTDRNTKYGVIFILLFLLLCGIYQYHLILFFRPQGFHQWRQTIGLSIALNYYSNGMNFFLPEVNHLLADGGKTGYAVAECPLLYYLYAVLWKIFGVREFIPRLISLLLVFGGLFSVYKIAAKRLGIFWSMLLPLFIFTSPVAAYYSISFLPDSSAFGIALISLYCFDRFRSTQENKWMYLFFALSLLAGLLKTTSAMFFAAVFVVFLLEKTKIVSFDKKIFKGGYKEFILFFVALAGIASWYLWAAHYNEIHDAHISDSRILPIWSLTKDEILTVIRDVYEINWYQFFCPQTSFLFIFLTAGIFFLKKNSDSFLWLLSLLLVVGAIIYILLWFAVWGRHDYYMFPLFLSLIVPLITFWDYLKKNFPSLHESRALKILVFIFWGYNVWYCSNNVRLRNGIGAGELVLTSTNLEKGFWDWYSWDHNTRRKAYETIESYNREIGIMQNDLVISLPDESVCITLYLMNQRGWNEYGDFRFENPGIKNKIDLGAKYLFVGDSTLLTHPNIQPFTQHKIGQYENISVYDLRAYK, from the coding sequence ATGAAACAACTGCGTTTGTTTTTTACTGACCGCAATACTAAATACGGTGTTATTTTTATTCTGCTCTTTCTGTTGCTGTGCGGAATTTACCAGTATCATTTAATTCTTTTTTTTCGCCCGCAGGGGTTTCATCAGTGGAGGCAGACGATTGGGCTGTCCATTGCCTTGAATTATTATTCTAACGGCATGAACTTTTTTCTGCCGGAAGTTAATCATCTTTTAGCAGACGGAGGCAAAACAGGATATGCAGTTGCCGAATGCCCGCTGCTGTATTATTTATATGCGGTGTTATGGAAGATTTTTGGCGTTCGTGAATTTATTCCGCGCCTCATAAGTTTGCTGCTTGTCTTCGGAGGTTTATTTTCAGTTTATAAAATTGCGGCAAAGCGGCTCGGCATTTTTTGGAGCATGCTGCTGCCCTTATTCATTTTTACTTCTCCCGTTGCCGCGTATTACAGCATCAGTTTTCTTCCCGATAGTTCTGCCTTCGGAATTGCGCTCATAAGTTTATATTGCTTTGACCGCTTCAGGTCAACGCAGGAAAACAAATGGATGTATTTATTTTTTGCTTTATCGCTGCTTGCGGGACTTTTGAAAACCACTTCTGCCATGTTCTTCGCGGCTGTGTTTGTGGTTTTTCTGCTCGAGAAAACAAAAATAGTTTCGTTTGATAAAAAAATATTTAAAGGCGGCTACAAGGAATTTATTTTATTCTTTGTTGCGCTGGCAGGAATTGCTTCGTGGTATTTATGGGCAGCGCATTACAATGAAATTCATGATGCCCATATTTCTGATAGCCGGATTCTTCCTATATGGAGTTTAACCAAAGACGAAATACTTACTGTTATTCGCGATGTATATGAAATTAACTGGTACCAGTTTTTTTGCCCGCAAACTTCTTTTCTTTTTATTTTTCTCACAGCAGGAATATTTTTTCTTAAAAAGAATTCAGATTCTTTTTTATGGCTCCTTTCTCTCTTGCTGGTTGTGGGCGCAATTATTTACATCCTTCTCTGGTTTGCCGTTTGGGGAAGGCACGATTACTACATGTTCCCGCTGTTTCTTTCGCTGATAGTGCCGCTGATAACTTTTTGGGATTACCTGAAAAAAAATTTTCCATCTCTGCATGAATCCAGGGCATTAAAGATTCTTGTTTTCATTTTTTGGGGATATAATGTATGGTATTGCAGCAATAATGTGCGCCTGCGAAACGGAATTGGCGCGGGAGAGTTGGTTTTAACTTCCACTAATTTGGAAAAAGGATTCTGGGATTGGTATTCATGGGACCACAACACGAGAAGAAAAGCATACGAAACAATTGAATCGTATAACAGGGAAATCGGCATAATGCAGAATGATTTGGTGATTTCATTGCCCGATGAAAGCGTATGCATAACCCTTTACCTGATGAATCAGCGGGGATGGAATGAATACGGGGATTTCCGTTTTGAAAACCCAGGAATAAAAAACAAAATTGATTTGGGAGCGAAATACTTATTTGTTGGCGATTCTACGTTGCTGACTCATCCGAACATTCAGCCCTTCACACAGCATAAAATAGGGCAGTATGAAAATATTTCTGTTTATGATTTGAGGGCGTATAAATGA
- the pheS gene encoding phenylalanine--tRNA ligase subunit alpha: MRDRIDKLLSEIEELEIKSKEHLEEFRLKYLAKKGILAAMFDDFKNVAVEERKEVGKRLNELKTKVQDRFNQLKEKFESTEETSSETDLTKPAEPIYFGSRHPISIVRNQIVEIFSRIGFTVKEDREIEDDWHNFSALNLPEDHPARDMQDTFFVKFQNPNNKSQIVLRTHTSSVQIRVMENSQPPIRSIFPGRVYRKENISARAHCFFHQAEGLYVDETVSFADLKQTLLYFAQEMFGENTKIRLRPSYFPFTEPSAEVDVTCFICGGKGCNICKGSGWVEILGCGMVHPKVLENCKIDSKKFTGFAFGMGIERIAMLKYQINDIRLFYENDIRFLEQFKSAL, translated from the coding sequence ATGCGGGATAGAATTGATAAGTTACTTTCTGAAATTGAAGAATTGGAAATAAAATCCAAAGAGCATCTGGAAGAATTTCGTTTGAAGTATCTGGCGAAGAAAGGAATTCTTGCTGCGATGTTTGATGATTTCAAAAATGTGGCAGTGGAAGAGAGAAAAGAAGTAGGGAAAAGATTAAATGAACTGAAAACAAAAGTTCAGGATAGATTCAACCAGCTCAAAGAAAAATTTGAAAGCACGGAAGAAACTTCTTCCGAAACAGATTTGACAAAACCTGCCGAACCGATTTATTTCGGTTCGCGCCACCCGATTTCCATAGTGAGAAATCAGATTGTAGAAATTTTTTCTAGAATTGGTTTTACTGTGAAAGAGGATAGAGAAATTGAAGATGACTGGCATAATTTTTCCGCGCTCAATTTGCCCGAAGACCATCCGGCAAGAGATATGCAGGATACATTCTTCGTGAAATTCCAAAATCCAAATAACAAATCCCAAATCGTTCTGCGTACGCACACTTCTTCAGTTCAAATCCGCGTGATGGAAAATTCACAGCCGCCCATCCGAAGTATTTTTCCAGGAAGAGTTTACCGCAAGGAAAATATTTCCGCGCGCGCGCATTGTTTTTTTCACCAGGCGGAAGGATTATATGTAGATGAAACTGTTTCGTTCGCGGATTTGAAGCAAACGCTTTTATACTTTGCTCAGGAAATGTTTGGAGAGAATACAAAAATTCGTTTGCGCCCTTCTTATTTTCCGTTCACCGAGCCGAGTGCGGAAGTGGACGTGACCTGTTTCATCTGCGGAGGAAAGGGCTGCAACATTTGCAAAGGCAGCGGCTGGGTGGAAATTCTCGGATGCGGAATGGTGCACCCGAAAGTTTTAGAGAATTGCAAAATAGATTCCAAGAAGTTTACAGGCTTCGCTTTCGGAATGGGAATTGAACGCATTGCTATGCTCAAATATCAAATCAATGACATCCGTTTGTTTTATGAAAATGATATTCGCTTTCTGGAGCAGTTTAAATCAGCGCTTTAG
- a CDS encoding ABC transporter ATP-binding protein, protein MGPRLLEVKNLVTEFRTEDETVRAVNGISFMLHKGEILGIVGESGTGKSVTALSIMHLIKSPPGKITGGEMIYHSKKHGAVDLASIPEEQLRLYRGNEIAMIFQEPMTSLNPVYSCGDQVAEAILLHQKCTLKTAKQKTIELFREVQLPRPEEMYATYPHQLSGGQRQRIMIAMAISCNPAILIADEPTTALDVTVEHTILELLKKLQRERDVSIMFITHDLGVIAELADRVIVMYKGRIVEEGSVWKIFANPQHPYTKGLLACRPPLNRRYHWLPTISDFMLTREDGTLTESQFTIEQVTSKLIISRRERENRHKEIYSQKPILEIKHLKKYFPVRKGIFGRSKEFVKAVDDVSFDVYPGETLGLVGESGCGKTTLGRTILRLIEPSEGEISFEGKNIMELSINQLRPLRRHMQIIFQDPYSSLNPRITIGEAITEPMHVHKLYHSDWERKNWAIELLKKVNMDESHFYRYPHEFSGGQRQRICIARALALNPRFIICDESVSALDVSIQAQVLNLLRQLQKEFLFTYIFITHDLSVAKFMSDRMLVMEQGKIVEMGESDSIYANPKTEYTQRLISAIPKGELEDIRRRMEEKERV, encoded by the coding sequence ATGGGACCCAGATTACTCGAAGTAAAAAATCTTGTTACCGAATTCCGCACGGAAGATGAAACCGTGCGCGCGGTGAACGGAATTTCTTTCATGCTTCACAAAGGAGAAATTCTTGGCATTGTCGGAGAATCGGGCACGGGAAAATCAGTGACAGCACTTTCAATCATGCATTTGATAAAAAGTCCGCCAGGAAAAATTACTGGCGGAGAAATGATTTATCACAGCAAGAAGCACGGAGCGGTTGATTTGGCAAGTATTCCCGAAGAACAACTGCGCCTCTATCGCGGAAACGAAATCGCGATGATATTTCAGGAGCCAATGACTTCGCTCAACCCGGTTTACAGTTGCGGAGACCAGGTGGCGGAAGCCATTCTCCTTCACCAAAAGTGCACGCTAAAAACCGCCAAACAAAAAACAATTGAACTTTTTCGCGAAGTGCAGTTGCCCCGTCCCGAAGAAATGTATGCTACTTACCCGCATCAACTTTCGGGCGGGCAGCGCCAACGCATCATGATTGCCATGGCAATTTCCTGCAACCCTGCAATTCTCATAGCCGATGAACCCACCACAGCGCTCGATGTAACCGTTGAACACACCATTTTGGAACTGCTGAAAAAACTTCAGCGCGAACGCGATGTGTCTATCATGTTCATCACGCATGACCTTGGCGTGATTGCCGAACTTGCCGACCGCGTGATTGTAATGTACAAGGGAAGAATTGTGGAAGAAGGAAGTGTTTGGAAAATTTTTGCCAACCCGCAGCATCCTTACACAAAAGGGCTGCTTGCCTGCCGCCCTCCTCTGAACAGAAGGTATCATTGGCTGCCTACGATTTCTGATTTCATGTTAACGCGCGAAGACGGAACACTCACCGAAAGCCAGTTCACCATTGAGCAAGTGACCAGCAAATTAATTATATCGAGGCGCGAGCGCGAAAACAGGCATAAAGAAATTTATTCTCAGAAGCCGATTCTCGAAATAAAACATCTGAAAAAATATTTTCCCGTACGCAAAGGAATTTTCGGACGCTCGAAAGAATTTGTGAAAGCAGTGGACGATGTTTCGTTCGATGTTTACCCGGGTGAAACGCTCGGTCTCGTGGGAGAATCCGGCTGCGGAAAAACCACGCTCGGCAGAACTATTCTGCGGTTAATAGAACCTTCCGAAGGAGAAATTTCATTTGAAGGAAAAAACATAATGGAATTATCCATCAACCAACTGCGCCCGCTGCGCAGGCACATGCAGATTATTTTTCAGGACCCCTACTCTTCTTTGAATCCCCGCATCACCATTGGCGAAGCCATTACCGAACCCATGCACGTGCATAAACTTTATCATTCCGATTGGGAAAGAAAAAACTGGGCAATAGAACTTCTGAAAAAAGTAAACATGGACGAATCGCATTTTTACCGCTACCCGCATGAATTTTCGGGCGGGCAGCGGCAGCGCATTTGCATTGCGCGCGCGCTGGCACTCAATCCGCGCTTTATTATTTGCGATGAGTCCGTTTCCGCGCTCGATGTATCTATTCAGGCGCAAGTGCTGAATCTTCTCCGGCAGTTGCAAAAAGAATTTTTGTTTACTTATATTTTCATTACGCATGATTTATCGGTGGCAAAATTCATGAGCGACCGCATGCTGGTGATGGAGCAGGGAAAAATTGTGGAAATGGGAGAATCGGATTCCATTTATGCAAATCCTAAAACCGAATATACCCAGCGGCTCATCAGCGCAATTCCCAAAGGAGAACTGGAAGATATCCGCAGGCGAATGGAAGAGAAAGAGCGGGTTTAA
- the lnt gene encoding apolipoprotein N-acyltransferase: MISRKKLFLLSLLSGILFFLAWPPFGFPVILFFAFVPLLKIEHAFSSGQTTARRTLLFGLSYLTFFIWNISSTWWVYNASLGGAAMAILANSFLMAMVFWIFHIVKRRLLKSAYCQLATANWLFVISWIAFEYFHHRWDLTWPWLTLGNAFAKNHTWIQWYEFTGVPGGSLWVLALNLFFFEWLNGKPKKVFVIVPAILIPIVISYFIYYSYKEKENPVNIVCVQPNIDPYSEKFSGMNFEEQLNKMLALAKEKIDSTTDYLVFPETALTEEIWENDLEQTASIKILKEFLKPYPKLKIITGASTWYLYKEGEKLSVTARKFKQEDGYYDAYNTALQIDSSNKIQIYHKSKLVPGVERMPYPAVFGFLGKLAIDLGGMSGSLGTQDERTVFTGKEGIAPVVCYESIYGEYVGDYIKNGAALIFIITNDGWWRDTPGYKQHLLYGRLRAIESRRSIARSANTGISCFINERGDFSQETEWWKPAVIKASINSNSEKTFYTKFGDIIGRVCFYLSGLILCFTLAARFLKR; the protein is encoded by the coding sequence GTGATTTCCAGAAAAAAACTTTTTCTTCTTTCCCTTCTCAGCGGAATTTTATTTTTTCTTGCCTGGCCTCCGTTTGGTTTCCCGGTGATTTTATTTTTTGCATTTGTTCCCCTCCTGAAAATTGAACACGCGTTTTCCTCAGGACAAACAACAGCAAGAAGGACTTTATTGTTCGGACTTTCCTATCTAACTTTTTTCATCTGGAATATTTCTAGCACGTGGTGGGTTTACAATGCTTCACTGGGCGGAGCGGCAATGGCAATTCTCGCCAACTCTTTTTTAATGGCGATGGTCTTCTGGATTTTTCATATAGTAAAAAGACGACTGTTAAAATCCGCCTACTGCCAACTGGCTACTGCCAACTGGCTGTTTGTAATTTCCTGGATTGCATTTGAATATTTTCACCACCGCTGGGATTTAACCTGGCCCTGGCTCACACTTGGAAATGCTTTTGCAAAAAACCATACATGGATTCAGTGGTATGAATTCACCGGAGTTCCCGGAGGAAGTTTATGGGTGCTTGCTCTGAATTTATTTTTCTTCGAATGGCTGAATGGCAAACCCAAAAAAGTTTTTGTGATTGTTCCAGCGATTCTAATTCCAATTGTTATTTCTTATTTTATTTATTACTCATACAAAGAAAAAGAAAATCCAGTAAACATTGTTTGTGTTCAGCCGAACATTGACCCGTACAGCGAAAAGTTCAGCGGGATGAATTTCGAAGAGCAGTTGAATAAAATGCTCGCGCTTGCAAAAGAAAAAATAGATTCAACTACAGATTATTTAGTTTTTCCCGAAACCGCTCTCACTGAAGAAATCTGGGAAAATGATTTGGAGCAAACAGCAAGCATAAAAATTCTGAAAGAGTTTTTGAAACCGTATCCGAAATTAAAAATCATTACGGGCGCTTCCACCTGGTATTTATATAAGGAAGGAGAAAAACTTTCTGTCACCGCGCGCAAGTTCAAACAAGAGGATGGCTATTACGATGCATACAATACGGCCTTGCAAATTGACAGTTCAAACAAAATTCAAATTTATCACAAGTCAAAATTAGTTCCGGGTGTGGAACGAATGCCGTATCCTGCCGTGTTCGGATTTCTTGGAAAACTTGCCATTGATTTGGGAGGAATGTCCGGAAGTTTGGGAACGCAGGATGAAAGAACTGTTTTCACAGGCAAAGAAGGAATTGCGCCTGTTGTTTGCTACGAATCCATCTATGGAGAATATGTTGGCGATTACATTAAGAATGGAGCAGCATTAATTTTCATTATCACGAATGATGGCTGGTGGAGAGATACGCCAGGATATAAACAGCATTTGCTCTATGGAAGATTGCGCGCGATTGAGTCGCGAAGAAGCATTGCGCGTTCCGCGAATACGGGAATTTCCTGCTTCATCAACGAGCGCGGAGATTTTTCACAGGAAACAGAATGGTGGAAGCCGGCAGTTATTAAGGCAAGCATCAACAGCAATTCTGAAAAAACTTTTTACACAAAGTTTGGAGATATTATCGGAAGAGTTTGCTTTTACCTTTCAGGATTGATTCTCTGTTTTACTCTTGCTGCCAGATTTCTAAAGCGCTGA
- a CDS encoding peptidylprolyl isomerase, protein MRKFILKYSLAVFSICHLPSCILHAQDSTRLILIETSYGNIKLKLYNETSLHRDNFLKLIGKHFYDSLLFHRVINTFMIQGGDPDSKNAPPEKMLGDGDAGYLIPAEFNQKLFHKRGALAAARDGDEVNPEQKSSGCQFYIVQGRIFTDSLLDLVEKRITHMKAYNNVVKKPENKKLLEKYWQFMQQQNPDSMFAAKKKIDALTEEEFAKLPRINFLKNKEMHTKPLAELHTWMEATRCSEK, encoded by the coding sequence ATGAGAAAATTTATTTTAAAATATTCTTTGGCTGTTTTTTCCATCTGCCATTTGCCATCTTGCATTTTACATGCTCAAGATTCCACCCGCCTCATTCTCATCGAAACTTCCTATGGAAATATTAAACTTAAACTTTACAATGAAACTTCTCTTCATCGGGATAATTTTTTAAAGTTAATCGGAAAACATTTTTACGATTCTCTTTTGTTTCACCGCGTGATAAATACATTTATGATTCAAGGCGGTGATCCGGATTCAAAAAATGCTCCGCCTGAAAAAATGCTGGGCGATGGCGATGCGGGCTATTTAATCCCTGCTGAGTTCAATCAAAAACTTTTTCATAAACGCGGAGCGCTTGCTGCCGCGCGTGATGGCGATGAAGTGAATCCGGAGCAAAAATCATCCGGCTGCCAGTTTTACATTGTGCAGGGAAGAATTTTTACCGATAGTTTGCTCGACCTCGTGGAAAAAAGAATTACGCACATGAAAGCATATAATAATGTGGTGAAAAAACCGGAGAACAAAAAACTTCTGGAGAAATACTGGCAGTTCATGCAGCAGCAAAATCCTGACAGCATGTTCGCGGCAAAGAAAAAAATTGACGCTCTCACCGAAGAAGAATTTGCAAAACTTCCTCGTATAAATTTTCTCAAGAACAAAGAAATGCATACAAAACCATTGGCGGAGCTCCACACCTGGATGGAAGCTACACGGTGTTCGGAGAAGTAA
- the fabF gene encoding beta-ketoacyl-ACP synthase II: MELKRVVITGIGAVTPLGNNVSDYWNALVNGVSGAARISRFNPEKFKTQFACEVKNFKAEEHFDRKEARKLDPYSHYGIVAATQAFNDSGLDKEKINLDRCGVIWGSGIGGLETFQQEVSGFAKGDGTPRFNPFFIPKMIADICAGHISILYSFRGPNYTTCSACASSTNAMIDAFNYIRLGKADVFITGGSEAAVNESGVGGFNAMHALSVRNDSPQTASRPFDKDRDGFVLGEGAGALILEELEHAKARGAKIYAEVAGGGMTADAHHITAPHPEGLGALNVMRNALSDANMKPDEIDYINVHGTSTPLGDIAESKAIKGVFGESAYKLNISSTKSMTGHLLGAAGAIEAIASILAVKNDIVPPTINHFTDDPEFDTKLNFTFNKAQKRIVRAALSNTFGFGGHNASVIVKKFQ, encoded by the coding sequence ATGGAATTAAAACGGGTTGTCATAACAGGCATTGGCGCAGTTACTCCGCTCGGGAATAATGTTTCCGATTATTGGAATGCATTAGTGAACGGAGTCAGCGGTGCTGCGCGCATTAGTCGGTTCAATCCCGAAAAATTCAAAACACAGTTTGCCTGCGAAGTAAAAAATTTCAAAGCCGAAGAACATTTCGACCGCAAAGAAGCCCGCAAGCTCGATCCGTATTCTCACTATGGAATTGTTGCCGCAACGCAGGCATTTAACGATTCGGGATTGGATAAAGAAAAAATAAATCTTGACCGCTGCGGAGTTATCTGGGGTTCAGGCATTGGCGGGCTTGAAACTTTTCAGCAGGAAGTTTCCGGTTTTGCGAAAGGCGATGGCACTCCGCGCTTCAATCCGTTCTTCATTCCAAAAATGATTGCGGATATTTGTGCGGGACATATTTCTATTCTCTACAGTTTTCGCGGACCAAACTATACCACTTGTTCCGCCTGCGCATCTTCCACCAACGCAATGATTGACGCGTTCAATTATATCCGCCTTGGAAAAGCCGATGTGTTTATCACAGGCGGTTCCGAAGCGGCAGTGAATGAATCAGGCGTTGGAGGATTTAACGCAATGCACGCGCTCTCGGTGCGAAATGATTCTCCGCAAACGGCTTCGCGTCCGTTCGATAAAGACCGTGATGGATTTGTTTTAGGCGAAGGCGCAGGCGCGTTGATTCTCGAAGAACTTGAACACGCAAAAGCGCGCGGTGCAAAAATTTATGCCGAAGTTGCCGGAGGAGGAATGACTGCCGATGCGCATCACATCACTGCTCCGCATCCCGAAGGTTTGGGTGCGCTCAACGTAATGCGAAACGCCTTGAGCGATGCAAATATGAAACCGGATGAAATAGATTACATCAACGTTCACGGAACTTCCACTCCGCTTGGCGACATTGCCGAATCAAAAGCCATCAAAGGAGTTTTTGGCGAGAGCGCATATAAATTAAATATCTCTTCCACGAAATCAATGACCGGGCATTTGCTCGGAGCGGCAGGAGCAATCGAAGCCATTGCTTCCATTCTTGCTGTGAAAAATGATATTGTTCCTCCTACAATAAATCATTTCACCGATGACCCTGAGTTTGATACGAAACTAAATTTCACTTTCAACAAAGCGCAGAAAAGAATTGTTCGTGCAGCTTTGAGCAACACCTTTGGTTTTGGCGGGCATAATGCTTCGGTGATTGTGAAAAAATTCCAGTAA
- a CDS encoding energy transducer TonB has product MKKFFSLFCLLFSSYCFSQSSSSSDKQNMTVTSSQEAHYPKGEQELYNYVLYNTKYSEEAKKKYIEGTVELSFDVMPDSTIKNIKILSDVGSGVGNEVKKLLEKLKFAPGVTMGVKVKSNLIMDFPVKAH; this is encoded by the coding sequence ATGAAAAAATTCTTTTCTCTTTTCTGCCTGCTGTTTTCTTCTTATTGCTTTTCTCAAAGCAGTTCTTCTTCCGATAAACAAAATATGACGGTGACTTCATCGCAGGAAGCGCATTATCCCAAAGGCGAACAGGAATTATATAACTATGTTTTGTACAACACAAAATATTCCGAAGAGGCAAAGAAAAAATATATTGAAGGAACGGTGGAATTAAGTTTTGATGTGATGCCCGACAGTACCATAAAAAATATAAAAATCCTCAGCGATGTTGGCTCGGGAGTTGGCAATGAAGTAAAAAAACTTTTGGAGAAATTAAAATTCGCTCCGGGTGTAACAATGGGCGTGAAGGTGAAATCAAACCTGATAATGGATTTTCCGGTGAAGGCGCATTGA
- a CDS encoding aspartyl protease family protein: MGSTIKHFIVKESRKANKKIQVEFLIDSGAVYSLVPAEQLKKLGIKPYKTLDFVLADGSKMTRQVGDAYFEYQGEGGSAPVIFGEKGDEPLLGVTTLESLGLVLNPFKRELYPMRMLMV; this comes from the coding sequence ATGGGTTCTACTATAAAACATTTTATTGTCAAAGAAAGCCGCAAGGCAAATAAAAAAATTCAAGTTGAGTTTTTAATTGATTCGGGCGCTGTGTATAGTTTAGTTCCGGCAGAGCAATTAAAAAAACTTGGCATTAAACCATATAAAACTCTTGATTTTGTTTTAGCAGACGGAAGCAAAATGACACGGCAGGTTGGTGATGCTTATTTTGAATATCAGGGAGAAGGCGGGTCAGCGCCTGTAATCTTTGGAGAAAAAGGCGATGAGCCGCTGCTCGGAGTTACCACGCTCGAAAGTTTAGGATTAGTATTGAATCCTTTTAAACGAGAGTTATATCCGATGCGAATGCTGATGGTGTAA
- the purN gene encoding phosphoribosylglycinamide formyltransferase, with the protein MKRLAIFASGEGTNAQHIIDYFRGSKVKISLIVCNNPKANVLNRARQSNIPSFLINKEGFSNENHLLKKLQDEKIDLIICAGFLWKIPDSILHAFPNKIVNIHPALLPKFGGKGMYGLNVHKAVIDAGEKESGITIHFLNEHYDEGEIILQKKCEVEKNETSESLAKKIHQLEHAWYPKTIEQLLKNKS; encoded by the coding sequence ATGAAACGGCTTGCGATTTTCGCTTCGGGAGAAGGCACTAATGCTCAGCATATTATTGATTATTTCAGGGGAAGTAAGGTAAAAATAAGTTTAATTGTTTGCAATAACCCCAAAGCAAATGTTTTGAACCGCGCCCGGCAAAGCAATATTCCATCCTTCCTTATTAATAAGGAAGGATTTTCTAACGAGAATCATTTGCTGAAAAAATTACAGGACGAAAAAATTGATTTGATTATTTGTGCCGGCTTTCTGTGGAAAATTCCCGATAGCATCCTTCACGCATTTCCAAATAAGATTGTAAATATTCATCCCGCGCTTCTTCCTAAATTTGGAGGCAAAGGAATGTATGGATTGAACGTTCACAAAGCGGTGATTGACGCAGGAGAAAAGGAAAGCGGCATCACAATTCATTTTCTGAACGAGCATTACGATGAAGGAGAAATTATTTTACAAAAGAAATGCGAAGTGGAGAAAAATGAAACTTCCGAATCGCTGGCAAAAAAAATTCATCAACTCGAGCATGCGTGGTACCCGAAAACGATTGAACAACTTTTAAAAAACAAATCATGA
- the atpG gene encoding ATP synthase F1 subunit gamma: protein MPSLKEVRTRIASTISTQQITSAMKMVSAAKLKRAQDAILQLRPYAAKLKSILENVTSSSGGASGGVFAKERSVKNVLLVAITSNRGLCGAFNSNVIKTANRLIREEYKGTKVSVISIGRKANDYFKKTEYGIVGSDLPRGLNELFDHLTFEKVLPVAETIMKRFSEGQFDKVELIYNQFKNAASQMISVEQFLPVAKPAQEKQEKQVSVDYIYEPSQEEIIKDLIPNALKTQLYKALRDSLASEHGARMTAMHKATDNAGEILRDLRLTYNKARQATITKEILEIVGGAEALKN, encoded by the coding sequence ATGCCGAGTTTAAAAGAAGTCCGCACGAGAATTGCTTCCACCATTTCCACGCAGCAAATCACCAGCGCCATGAAAATGGTGAGCGCTGCCAAACTCAAGCGCGCGCAGGATGCCATTCTTCAACTTCGACCGTATGCGGCAAAACTGAAAAGCATTCTTGAAAATGTTACCTCTTCATCGGGCGGAGCCTCCGGTGGAGTTTTTGCAAAAGAAAGGTCGGTGAAAAATGTTTTGCTGGTGGCAATTACTTCCAACCGCGGGCTATGCGGGGCATTCAATTCAAATGTTATTAAAACTGCAAACCGGCTGATACGCGAAGAATACAAAGGAACAAAGGTGAGCGTGATTTCCATCGGCAGAAAAGCAAATGACTATTTTAAAAAAACCGAATACGGAATTGTGGGCTCGGATTTGCCGCGGGGATTGAATGAACTTTTCGACCACCTGACTTTTGAAAAAGTGCTGCCTGTTGCCGAAACCATTATGAAACGTTTTTCTGAAGGACAATTCGACAAAGTGGAATTAATTTATAACCAGTTTAAAAATGCCGCTTCGCAAATGATTTCGGTGGAGCAATTTCTTCCGGTGGCAAAACCTGCTCAGGAAAAACAAGAAAAACAAGTTTCGGTAGATTATATTTATGAACCTTCGCAGGAAGAAATCATAAAAGATTTAATTCCCAATGCGCTGAAAACACAACTCTACAAAGCGCTGCGCGATTCGCTTGCATCAGAGCATGGCGCGCGCATGACGGCAATGCATAAAGCCACCGACAATGCAGGAGAAATTCTTCGCGACCTTCGCCTTACTTACAACAAAGCCCGCCAGGCAACCATCACAAAAGAAATTCTGGAAATTGTTGGCGGAGCGGAAGCATTGAAGAACTAA
- a CDS encoding acyl carrier protein, which translates to MTKVADIDAKVKAIIADKLGVDEKEITPQASFTNDLGADSLDTVELIMEFEKEFNIAIPDEQAEKISTVGEAIEYIKKNIK; encoded by the coding sequence ATGACAAAAGTAGCAGACATTGACGCAAAAGTTAAAGCCATCATTGCCGACAAACTCGGAGTGGATGAAAAAGAAATTACTCCGCAGGCAAGTTTTACCAATGACCTTGGCGCTGATTCGCTCGATACCGTTGAACTCATCATGGAGTTTGAAAAGGAATTCAACATTGCAATTCCTGACGAGCAGGCAGAAAAAATCAGTACCGTTGGCGAAGCCATCGAGTATATTAAGAAGAACATTAAATAA